The Saprospiraceae bacterium genomic interval GAGTGATTGAAGTTTTTCCAATTTTTTCGGTAGAAATATTTTTTATTTGCCCTACACCTTTTGTTTTTATGATTGAGTTTATATCGGTTTGTGTTATTATTGTAGATGTATATTCATTTTCACTACTGTTAAAATAATTTTGACAATTTTTGGACAATTTTAAGTCACTGCAAACTGTAAAGTGTTTTAATTGTGTATTAACATTTGTGGTGCTTTTTACATATAGTTTTTTATTATTAATTATTATGGACTTTTGAGTAATCCCTAATTGTATAGTTAATAAAGAAGTAATTAAAGTACATAGAATATATTTCATTTGATTTAATGATTTATTGATTAAGTAATTGTAATTTATTTTGTCCATTGCCATTAATTGAAATATTAATAATTGCTTTGGGAACCCTTTTGTAACATATATTTCTACCACAAGCCATATAACTGTCTTTGCATTCTTGTTCACAAGTTTTATTTCCATTGCATTTGTCTTTACAGAGTAGCGCAACATCTACGCAATCTTTAATACATTTTTTTCTTTCTTCAGAAAGTTCATTTGCGCTTTTAGCCATAACTTTATTCCTGGGGTCAACAGGTTTACTGGTATAACTTTCGATTTTGAGAATATTGTTTGACATTGAAAAATAACTTATTTCATTACCATTTTGGATATAATAATCAGTCTCTAATCCCATTTTTTCCTTTTGTATGCCTTTTATGCTATTAAGATTTTTTACTTGTAGAAGGGATTTTAATGAGTTGTTCCCCAAATTGAATTGAGCGCATTGACCTCCGTCGTCGCATGTATAGGTTTTGCAATTCTTTTTAAATAATTTGTCTTCGCACAATGAGAATGATGTGATTCCAGATGTTACTCGTTCTTTCGATTTAACATACAACCCATTTTTTATTTCAATTTCTTTCTTTTGTGCAAAAGTTCCTAGAAATATTATAAATACTAAGAATGTACTAATTTTAAATTTTTTATTTTTCATATAATTTATTTGTTGCAAAGGTGAATTAATTATTAATTTGATAAAATAGCTAAATAGTATGAAATTTATATACACAAAATTGACTTACTGATTAGCAAATGTTCTCATGTTAAAATTAGATTTCATGTATGCTTTTAAACAGTGTATCGCACCATAAAATCTTGTATTAGTTCCAGATTCACATACACAGCTTACAAATGGATGGATTGAATGTGTTTCAAAATATGGTTTAGTAGTGCATTCTCTAAGAATTTTACAACATCTATAATCTAACAATATATGTTTTCTTACTAACTGCCCGTTTTCTCGCTTTAATCCAATATAAGATTTGTATTTAGTACTATTAGGATACAAGAATTCATAATCTGGCAATAAAACAAATGAGCTGGAGATTGAATCGTATTTATAAAATTTGGCAATTACATTTTCTGGTTCAGGGTTAATTGGTTTATCTTCTGATATAATCGTGCTTGATAAAGTAATTAGTGAAAATACGGTTAAATAAATAATAGGATTTGTCATTTAACTAAATTTTAGTCAAATGTATTTTGGTATAAGGTAGTTTAAAATCGCTATTACGTATGAAATAAGTAAAGATTGATTGCTAATATTTATTATGAAACTTGTTCAATGCCTCTGTCCGAGTATGTACATGCAGTTTTTCATAAATACTGCGTACCTGGGATCGCACAGTGTGTTCTGAAACGAATCGCTCGGCAGCGATTTCTTTATAAGCTAACCCGCGTTCAAGACGTATTAGGACTTCCCATTCCTGGGGTGTGAGTTTTTCAAAATCCGGATGTTTCTTTTCGTTGGTTTTAAACGAACTGGCAACCATGCGAGAGATTTGCCGGGACATAGGGGAGCCACCCTGGTACATGTCCCGTATTGCTTCTGCTAATTTTTCTGGAGTTGTTCCTTTTAATACATAGCCATTGGCACCTGCTGCTAATGCATCATACACTTCCCGGGAATCCTGGTGGTCGGAATAAACCAAATATTGAATGGTTTCTTTCATAGAGCTGCAATCGCGTATGCATTCAATCCCTGATTTACCTGGTAAACCAATATCCATTAAGACTATGTCCGGATTGACTGTATGAAGATTGTTTTCAAATTCTTCTGCAGAGTTAAATGATCCAATGCATTCTAAATCAGGATAAATGTTGATCAGGCTTGCTGTCAATTTACGGATGTCGGCATCGTCCTCGACAAGTGCTACTTTAATTATATCCTTAAATTGTTTCAAGCTGCAAGATTCAAAAAAATAATGAAAAGTTAAAATACCACATTCGTATGAAAGCAGCAAATTCACTTAATATCCATTCGTAAATTTTAAGGGTCCAAAAAGCTGAATACAGGTACCGGAACCCGGACTGCTGTTTAAGCATAAGCTAGCTGAAATAGACTCAGCTCGTTGCATCATACCACGAAGGCCATTGCTAGTCTTGCCTGCATGTACTGAATCAAATCCTTTGCCATCATCTTTAATTTCAAAATGGTAGGTTTTGTTAGGCAATTCTTCCAGACGAATCCAAACCTGCTTAGCCAGGGCATGTTTTATTATGTTATTCAGGATTTCCTTAAATATTAAAAGCAATTGTCTTTTGATATCAGGATGTACCAAATCATTGGACTTGCTTTTGGGAAGTGTGAAGGAAAGCTGAATCCCGGAATCTTCTAAGTACTGCCTGGCATGTTCCTGAAAATAAGCCTGCATGTCGTCAAAGTGATCAAAATCAGGATTAATCGAAAAGACCAATTCGCGCAATTGAGAGGAAGCTATTTTCGCGTCATCTGCTACATGACGCAATCTGAGTTTTAAATCGTCTTGGGATAAGTTGCTAATTCGAGATGAAACTTGTGCAGATAATGCTATTTTAGTAAGACTTGATCCCACTTCATCATGAATATCCTGGGCAATTTTATTTCGTAGAATCTCTTTGTCCCGATCTTTTTCAATTTCTGAAATCTTAAGCCGGTAGTCGTAAATAAAAATTGAGAATAATAAACTAACAAATATTAAAATTAAAATTCCGTAATACCATGGACTTTTCCAGTAGGGTCTATTGATTTTAAAATCGATCAAATTTTTATGGAAACAAATTGATCCATTTTGGCATATTTTTAATTGAACTTTATAGTTACCATAACCGATTCCGGATAGTCTTAAAATGGGTTCTTTCCCAATTGAAATCCAATTACTGTCTTTGCCAAAAAAACGGAAATAATAAGTATTTAAAAAACCATCCAATAAATTAGGTGTTGCAAATTGAATTTCTAAATTGTTTTGATCATAGCCTAGAGCTGATAATTGGTCAATGGATACATCCTGATTATTTGCTTTAATAGAACGTATAATAAGGGTGGTGTCAGGTATTGGATATTGAAATTCTTTGTGATGCACATAAATGTATCCTTTTGGATTGATTAAATAGTGGAGATTGGGATTTCCGGTAACTTTATGGGTTGTAATGCCATCTGAAGGTAAACCATAATACGAATTGAATTCATAACATTGAAAGGTCTTTGGGTCTATTCTAATTAATTTATTGATGTTTGTTGTCCATAATATCCCATTTTCGTCACAATTAATTGTGTTTATATAATTATCAGTGAGCTTAAATTTATCTTTATAGTCTGTAATTTTTAAATTATCAACATTAAATTTAAATATTCCATAGCCTTGTGTTCCAAACCAAATGGAACCATCGGGATCTAAAGCTGATGATGAAATATTTGGATTGAAATAGGATCCGGGATTTTGATTGGGGTAAATGATTTCAAATTGATTTGCATTCCGTTTCCAATGTAAAAGTCCGGGACCCAAAACAGATCCGAACCATAAATTCATATTTTTATCTTCACGAATTGTATTAAACAATCGAAACAGTTGATTCTTATCAAAGAGTTCTAATGGATAGTGAATTACAGTATTTGAATCTATATTATACTTATAGATACCTCTTCGATTGATGGTCCCAAACCAGATATTATTTTTAGAATCTTTTAATACTGAACTTGAGAATAGTTCAAATGGATAGGCACTTTTGATATCCTTGCTAAAGCTCCAGGATTTATTTAAAATTGGATTGTACCAAAAGCTTACATTTCCACAAATTAACCAGCGAGAACTGTCGATGATAAAGATTTTAGATATCTGTGTCCGTGGTTCATATGGCGAAATGGGCTTGACCAGGCTGCAGGTTTGATTTCTTTTGTCATAAATAATAACACCGGAATACAGATAGGTAGATATAATTAAACTGTCATTCTCTAAAACACTCTTGGGGTATTTTGATTCATTTGGAAAAATATCTTTGCATTCACTATATGAAAACAGTTTATTAATTGTTGTAGACTTTAATAAGCCCTTATCAGTCGCAGCGAAGTAATTTGATTTATATTTTACTAGATTTTTAATAAGGATCTCGGGGGACATCCGGTGAAATACCAGATTGTTGGTTGTCGCATTGTAGATTTGATATTCTTTTCCGGTGCCGCAGGTGATCCCGATTTCATCATCTGAAATTTTACACAAGAAAGGAGTCATTTCATAATATTGAAACGGTTTGTGTTGGATTGGTCTAAAAGTATTTGATTTTAGATTGTAATGTATGAT includes:
- a CDS encoding response regulator transcription factor, with product MKQFKDIIKVALVEDDADIRKLTASLINIYPDLECIGSFNSAEEFENNLHTVNPDIVLMDIGLPGKSGIECIRDCSSMKETIQYLVYSDHQDSREVYDALAAGANGYVLKGTTPEKLAEAIRDMYQGGSPMSRQISRMVASSFKTNEKKHPDFEKLTPQEWEVLIRLERGLAYKEIAAERFVSEHTVRSQVRSIYEKLHVHTRTEALNKFHNKY